One window of the Nicotiana tabacum cultivar K326 chromosome 4, ASM71507v2, whole genome shotgun sequence genome contains the following:
- the LOC107814050 gene encoding anthranilate synthase alpha subunit 1, chloroplastic-like isoform X1, which produces MQSLPISHRLFPATHRKVLPFAVISSRSSTSALALRVRTLQCRCLHSSSLVMDEDRFIEASKSGNLIPLHKTIFSDHLTPVLAYRCLVKEDDREAPSFLFESVEPGFRGSSVGRYSVVGAQPSMEIVAKEHNVTILDHHTGKLTQKTVQDPMTIPRSISEGWKPRLVDELPDTFCGGWVGYFSYDTVRYVENRKLPFLRAPEDDRNLADIQLGLYEDVIVFDHVEKKAHVIHWVRLDQYSSLPEAYLDGKKRLEILVSRVQGIESPRLSPGSVDFCTHAFGPSLTKGNMTSEEYKNAVLQAKEHIAAGDIFQIVLSQRFERRTFADPFEVYRALRIVNPSPYMTYIQARGCILVASSPEILTRVKKRRIVNRPLAGTSRRGKTPDEDVMLEMQMLKDEKQRAEHIMLVDLGRNDVGKVSKPGSVNVEKLMSVERYSHVMHISSTVSGELLDHLTCWDALRAALPVGTVSGAPKVKAMELIDQLEVARRGPYSGGFGGISFSGDMDIALALRTMVFLNGARYDTMYSYTDASKRQEWVAHLQSGAGIVADSNPDEEQIECENKVAGLCRAIDLAESAFVKGRHKPSVKINGSVPNLFSRVQRQTSVMSKDRVHEKRNYRI; this is translated from the exons ATGCAGTCGTTACCTATCTCACACCGGTTGTTTCCGGCCACCCACCGGAAAGTTCTGCCATTCGCCGTCATTTCTAGCCGGAGCTCAACTTCTGCACTTGCGCTTCGTGTCCGTACACTACAATGCCGCTGCCTTCACTCTTCATCTCTAG TTATGGATGAGGACAGGTTCATTGAAGCTTCTAAAAGCGGGAACTTGATTCCGCTGCACAAAACCATTTTTTCTGATCATCTGACTCCGGTGCTGGCTTACCGGTGTTTGGTGAAAGAAGACGACCGTGAAGCTCCAAGCTTTCTCTTTGAATCCGTTGAACCTGGTTTTCGAGGTTCTAGTGTT GGTCGCTACAGCGTGGTGGGGGCTCAACCATCTATGGAAATTGTGGCTAAGGAACACAATGTGACTATATTGGACCACCACACTGGAAAATTGACCCAGAAGACTGTCCAAGATCCCATGACGATTCCGAGGAGTATTTCTGAGGGATGGAAGCCCAGGCTTGTTGATGAACTTCCTGATACCTTTTGTG GTGGATGGGTTGGTTATTTCTCATATGACACAGTTCGGTATGTAGAGAACAGGAAGTTGCCATTCCTAAGGGCTCCAGAGGATGACCGGAACCTTGCAGATATTCAATTAGGACTATACGAAGATGTCATTGTGTTTGATCATGTTGAGAAG AAAGCACATGTGATTCACTGGGTGCGGTTGGATCAGTATTCATCTCTTCCTGAGGCATATCTTGATGGGAAGAAACGCTTGGAAATATTAGTGTCTAGAGTACAAGGAATTGAGTC TCCAAGGTTATCTCCCGGTTCTGTGGATTTCTGTACTCATGCTTTTGGACCTTCATTAACCAAGGGAAACATGACAAGTGAGGAGTACAAGAATGCTGTCTTACAAGCAAAGGAGCACATTGCTGCAGGAGACATATTTCAAATCGTTTTAAGTCAACGCTTTGAGAGAAGAACATTTGCTGACCCATTTGAAGTGTACAGAGCATTAAGAATTGTGAATCCAAGCCCATATATGACTTACATACAA GCCAGAGGCTGTATTTTAGTTGCATCGAGCCCAGAAATTTTGACACGTGTGAAGAAG AGAAGAATTGTTAATCGACCACTGGCTGGGACAAGCAGAAGAGGGAAGACACCTGATGAGGATGTGATGTTGGAAATGCAGATGTTAAAAGATGAGAAACAACGCGCAGAGCACATCATGCTGGTTGATTTAGGACGAAATGATGTAGGAAAG GTGTCAAAACCTGGTTCTGTGAATGTCGAAAAGCTCATGAGCGTTGAGCGGTATTCCCATGTGATGCACATAAGCTCCACG GTCTCTGGAGAGTTGCTTGATCATTTAACCTGTTGGGATGCACTACGTGCTGCATTGCCTGTTGGGACCGTCAGTGGAGCACCAAAG GTAAAGGCCATGGAGTTGATTGATCAGCTAGAAGTAGCTCGGAGAGGGCCTTACAGTGGTGGGTTTGGAGGCATTTCCTTTTCAGGTGACATGGACATCGCACTAGCTCTAAGGACGATGGTATTCCTCAATGGAGCTCGTTATGACACAATGTATTCATATACAGATGCCAGCAAGCGTCAGGAATGGGTTGCTCATCTCCAATCCGGGGCTGGAATTGTGGCTGATAGTAATCCTGATGAGGAACAGATAGAATGCGAGAATAAAGTAGCCGGTCTGTGCCGAGCCATTGACTTGGCCGAGTCAGCTTTTGTAAAGGGAAGACACAAACCGTCAGTCAAGATAAATGGTTCTGTGCCAAATCTATTTTCAAGGGTACAACGTCAAACATCTGTTATGTCGAAGGACAGAGTACATGAGAAAAGAAACTACCGAATATGA
- the LOC107814050 gene encoding anthranilate synthase alpha subunit 1, chloroplastic-like isoform X2 gives MQSLPISHRLFPATHRKVLPFAVISSRSSTSALALRVRTLQCRCLHSSSLVMDEDRFIEASKSGNLIPLHKTIFSDHLTPVLAYRCLVKEDDREAPSFLFESVEPGFRGSSVGRYSVVGAQPSMEIVAKEHNVTILDHHTGKLTQKTVQDPMTIPRSISEGWKPRLVDELPDTFCGGWVGYFSYDTVRYVENRKLPFLRAPEDDRNLADIQLGLYEDVIVFDHVEKKAHVIHWVRLDQYSSLPEAYLDGKKRLEILVSRVQGIESPRLSPGSVDFCTHAFGPSLTKGNMTSEEYKNAVLQAKEHIAAGDIFQIVLSQRFERRTFADPFEVYRALRIVNPSPYMTYIQARGCILVASSPEILTRVKKRRIVNRPLAGTSRRGKTPDEDVMLEMQMLKDEKQRAEHIMLVDLGRNDVGKVSKPGSVNVEKLMSVERYSHVMHISSTVSGELLDHLTCWDALRAALPVGTVSGAPKVKAMELIDQLEVARRGPYSGGFGGISFSDASKRQEWVAHLQSGAGIVADSNPDEEQIECENKVAGLCRAIDLAESAFVKGRHKPSVKINGSVPNLFSRVQRQTSVMSKDRVHEKRNYRI, from the exons ATGCAGTCGTTACCTATCTCACACCGGTTGTTTCCGGCCACCCACCGGAAAGTTCTGCCATTCGCCGTCATTTCTAGCCGGAGCTCAACTTCTGCACTTGCGCTTCGTGTCCGTACACTACAATGCCGCTGCCTTCACTCTTCATCTCTAG TTATGGATGAGGACAGGTTCATTGAAGCTTCTAAAAGCGGGAACTTGATTCCGCTGCACAAAACCATTTTTTCTGATCATCTGACTCCGGTGCTGGCTTACCGGTGTTTGGTGAAAGAAGACGACCGTGAAGCTCCAAGCTTTCTCTTTGAATCCGTTGAACCTGGTTTTCGAGGTTCTAGTGTT GGTCGCTACAGCGTGGTGGGGGCTCAACCATCTATGGAAATTGTGGCTAAGGAACACAATGTGACTATATTGGACCACCACACTGGAAAATTGACCCAGAAGACTGTCCAAGATCCCATGACGATTCCGAGGAGTATTTCTGAGGGATGGAAGCCCAGGCTTGTTGATGAACTTCCTGATACCTTTTGTG GTGGATGGGTTGGTTATTTCTCATATGACACAGTTCGGTATGTAGAGAACAGGAAGTTGCCATTCCTAAGGGCTCCAGAGGATGACCGGAACCTTGCAGATATTCAATTAGGACTATACGAAGATGTCATTGTGTTTGATCATGTTGAGAAG AAAGCACATGTGATTCACTGGGTGCGGTTGGATCAGTATTCATCTCTTCCTGAGGCATATCTTGATGGGAAGAAACGCTTGGAAATATTAGTGTCTAGAGTACAAGGAATTGAGTC TCCAAGGTTATCTCCCGGTTCTGTGGATTTCTGTACTCATGCTTTTGGACCTTCATTAACCAAGGGAAACATGACAAGTGAGGAGTACAAGAATGCTGTCTTACAAGCAAAGGAGCACATTGCTGCAGGAGACATATTTCAAATCGTTTTAAGTCAACGCTTTGAGAGAAGAACATTTGCTGACCCATTTGAAGTGTACAGAGCATTAAGAATTGTGAATCCAAGCCCATATATGACTTACATACAA GCCAGAGGCTGTATTTTAGTTGCATCGAGCCCAGAAATTTTGACACGTGTGAAGAAG AGAAGAATTGTTAATCGACCACTGGCTGGGACAAGCAGAAGAGGGAAGACACCTGATGAGGATGTGATGTTGGAAATGCAGATGTTAAAAGATGAGAAACAACGCGCAGAGCACATCATGCTGGTTGATTTAGGACGAAATGATGTAGGAAAG GTGTCAAAACCTGGTTCTGTGAATGTCGAAAAGCTCATGAGCGTTGAGCGGTATTCCCATGTGATGCACATAAGCTCCACG GTCTCTGGAGAGTTGCTTGATCATTTAACCTGTTGGGATGCACTACGTGCTGCATTGCCTGTTGGGACCGTCAGTGGAGCACCAAAG GTAAAGGCCATGGAGTTGATTGATCAGCTAGAAGTAGCTCGGAGAGGGCCTTACAGTGGTGGGTTTGGAGGCATTTCCTTTTCAG ATGCCAGCAAGCGTCAGGAATGGGTTGCTCATCTCCAATCCGGGGCTGGAATTGTGGCTGATAGTAATCCTGATGAGGAACAGATAGAATGCGAGAATAAAGTAGCCGGTCTGTGCCGAGCCATTGACTTGGCCGAGTCAGCTTTTGTAAAGGGAAGACACAAACCGTCAGTCAAGATAAATGGTTCTGTGCCAAATCTATTTTCAAGGGTACAACGTCAAACATCTGTTATGTCGAAGGACAGAGTACATGAGAAAAGAAACTACCGAATATGA
- the LOC107814050 gene encoding anthranilate synthase alpha subunit 1, chloroplastic-like (The RefSeq protein has 3 substitutions compared to this genomic sequence), which translates to MQSLPISYRLFPATHRKVLPFAVISSRSSTSALALRVRTLQCRCLHSSSLVMDEDRFIEASKSGNLIPLHKTIFSDHLTPVLAYRCLVKEDDREAPSFLFESVEPGFRGSSVGRYSVVGAQPSMEIVAKEHNVTILDHHTGKLTQKTVQDPMTIPRSISEGWKPRLIDELPDTFCGGWVGYFSYDTVRYVENRKLPFLRAPEDDRNLADIQLGLYEDVIVFDHVEKKAHVIHWVQLDQYSSLPEAYLDGKKRLEILVSRVQGIESPRLSPGSVDFCTHAFGPSLTKGNMTSEEYKNAVLQAKEHIAAGDIFQIVLSQRFERRTFADPFEVYRALRIVNPSPYMTYIQARGCILVASSPEILTRVKKRRIVNRPLAGTSRRGKTPDEDVMLEMQMLKDEKQRAEHIMLVDLGRNDVGKVSKPGSVNVEKLMSVERYSHVMHISSTVSGELLDHLTCWDALRAALPVGTVSGAPKVKAMELIDQLEVARRGPYSGGFGGISFSGDMDIALALRTMVFLNGARYDTMYSYTDASKRQEWVAHLQSGAGIVADSNPDEEQIECENKVAGLCRAIDLAESAFVKGRHKPSVKINGSVPNLFSRVQRQTSVMSKDRVHEKRN; encoded by the exons ATGCAGTCGTTACCTATCTCACACCGGTTGTTTCCGGCCACCCACCGGAAAGTTCTGCCATTCGCCGTCATTTCTAGCCGGAGCTCAACTTCTGCACTTGCGCTTCGTGTCCGTACACTACAATGCCGCTGCCTTCACTCTTCATCTCTAG TTATGGATGAGGACAGGTTCATTGAAGCTTCTAAAAGCGGGAACTTGATTCCGCTGCACAAAACCATTTTTTCTGATCATCTGACTCCGGTGCTGGCTTACCGGTGTTTGGTGAAAGAAGACGACCGTGAAGCTCCAAGCTTTCTCTTTGAATCCGTTGAACCTGGTTTTCGAGGTTCTAGTGTT GGTCGCTACAGCGTGGTGGGGGCTCAACCATCTATGGAAATTGTGGCTAAGGAACACAATGTGACTATATTGGACCACCACACTGGAAAATTGACCCAGAAGACTGTCCAAGATCCCATGACGATTCCGAGGAGTATTTCTGAGGGATGGAAGCCCAGGCTTGTTGATGAACTTCCTGATACCTTTTGTG GTGGATGGGTTGGTTATTTCTCATATGACACAGTTCGGTATGTAGAGAACAGGAAGTTGCCATTCCTAAGGGCTCCAGAGGATGACCGGAACCTTGCAGATATTCAATTAGGACTATACGAAGATGTCATTGTGTTTGATCATGTTGAGAAG AAAGCACATGTGATTCACTGGGTGCGGTTGGATCAGTATTCATCTCTTCCTGAGGCATATCTTGATGGGAAGAAACGCTTGGAAATATTAGTGTCTAGAGTACAAGGAATTGAGTC TCCAAGGTTATCTCCCGGTTCTGTGGATTTCTGTACTCATGCTTTTGGACCTTCATTAACCAAGGGAAACATGACAAGTGAGGAGTACAAGAATGCTGTCTTACAAGCAAAGGAGCACATTGCTGCAGGAGACATATTTCAAATCGTTTTAAGTCAACGCTTTGAGAGAAGAACATTTGCTGACCCATTTGAAGTGTACAGAGCATTAAGAATTGTGAATCCAAGCCCATATATGACTTACATACAA GCCAGAGGCTGTATTTTAGTTGCATCGAGCCCAGAAATTTTGACACGTGTGAAGAAG AGAAGAATTGTTAATCGACCACTGGCTGGGACAAGCAGAAGAGGGAAGACACCTGATGAGGATGTGATGTTGGAAATGCAGATGTTAAAAGATGAGAAACAACGCGCAGAGCACATCATGCTGGTTGATTTAGGACGAAATGATGTAGGAAAG GTGTCAAAACCTGGTTCTGTGAATGTCGAAAAGCTCATGAGCGTTGAGCGGTATTCCCATGTGATGCACATAAGCTCCACG GTCTCTGGAGAGTTGCTTGATCATTTAACCTGTTGGGATGCACTACGTGCTGCATTGCCTGTTGGGACCGTCAGTGGAGCACCAAAG GTAAAGGCCATGGAGTTGATTGATCAGCTAGAAGTAGCTCGGAGAGGGCCTTACAGTGGTGGGTTTGGAGGCATTTCCTTTTCAGGTGACATGGACATCGCACTAGCTCTAAGGACGATGGTATTCCTCAATGGAGCTCGTTATGACACAATGTATTCATATACAGATGCCAGCAAGCGTCAGGAATGGGTTGCTCATCTCCAATCCGGGGCTGGAATTGTGGCTGATAGTAATCCTGATGAGGAACAGATAGAATGCGAGAATAAAGTAGCCGGTCTGTGCCGAGCCATTGACTTGGCCGAGTCAGCTTTTGTAAAGGGAAGACACAAACCGTCAGTCAAGATAAATGGTTCTGTGCCAAATCTATTTTCAAGGGTACAACGTCAAACATCTGTTATGTCGAAGGACAGAGTACATGAGAAAAGAAACTAC